GCTGTGCCGGGCCCGTCGGTCAGTCGAACAGCTCGGCCCGCAGGCCCTTCTTGACGATCTCCGCCGCCACGCGGTGCACCTTCATGTTGCGTGCCTGGGAGATGCGGACCATGGCGGCGAACGCCTGGTCCGCGGAGATCTGCAGGCCCTGCATCATCATCCCCTCGGCCTGGCCGATCACCGTCCGGTTGACGAGGGCGGAGTCCATGTTCGCCTGGTCGGTCGCTGCGGTCATGGCGACCGCCACGTGCGCGGCGAGAGCGTGCGCCGACACGCGATCGTCCATCCCGAAGGCGTGCGGCTCGTCCGAGTAGAGGCTGAGGCAGCCCATCGTGTCGTCGCCGACGAACAGCTGCAGGGTCAGCACGCTGCGGACACCGAGCGACGACGACGCCTCGCGAGCCCAGTCGGGCCACCGCTCCTCGGCACGGAGGTCGCTGGAGTAGACGGTCTCCTGCTGACGAATGGTCTGCAGGCAGGGTCCCTGGCCCGTCGTGCTCTGCAGCTGGTCCGCACGGGTCACGGTGTCATCGGTGGCCGCAACGGTGTCGATCGTGCGGCCTTTCCTCACCAGGGAGATGCCTGCGTGGTCGCAGCCCTCGACGATCTCGACGGCCGTGCTCGTGGCGGACTCGTGGGTCGCCGCCACCCCGAGCTCGTTGCTCAGCGCTCGGGCGATGCGTGCGTACTGGTCTCCGGAGTAGTCGCGGTGCACTGACACATCTTCTCAGACATGGGGAGCTGCCGCGGATCGGAGCAGCCCCTCATGCATGTCAGCGGGGTCAGCCCAGGCGCTGCGCCAGCGCGACGATGACGCCCTCCGGCCCGCGGACGTACGCCATCCGCCAGCTGTCCTCGTGCTGGCCGACCCCGCCGACCAGCCCGTACCCGTCCCCGGCGAGGCCGTCGACGGTCGCCTGCAGGTCCTCGACCTCGAAGCACGCGCTGCGCAGACCCAGCTCGGTCGCCATCGCCGTGGGGGACCCGGGCTCGGGATGGGGGCGGTCGAAGCTCGAGAGCTCGATCCCGCACCCGCCTCCCGGCGGGCGGAGCATCGCGATCTGGGTGCGGGCGTCCGCGATGCCGATGACGGTCTCGAGGAACGGGCCCTCCACGGACGCCCGGCCCTCGAGCTCCAGGCCCAGGCCGACGAAGAACGCCACGGCCGGCTCCAGGTCCCGCACGGTGATCCCGACGTGGTCGAACGCCCTGATGCGTGACACACCGGAGATCATCGCGTCACCCGGAACGTCCGGGAGAGCGTCGCCGTCGAGTCGTCGCCGGCGTACACCTGGATCGTGCCGGGCTCGACCACGAACCTGCCGCGGTTGTCGTAGAACCCGAAGTCGCTCGCGTCGAGGGTGAAGCGCACCGTGGTCGACTGCCCAGGCCTGAGCGTCACGCGCTCGAACCCGCGCAGGCGGCGCACGGGCTGGGAGATGCTGGCGACGGGGTCGCGCAGGTAGACCTGGGCGACGTCGTCACCGGCGACCGAACCGGTGTTGGTGACCTTCACGGACGCGACCACGCTGCCACGGCGGGAGACGGTGGTCTTGCTCAGCGTGAGGTCGGAGACCGTGAACGACGTGTAGCTCAGTCCGAAGCCGAAGGGGAAGAGCGGGTCGCAGGAGCGCAGGTCACGGTAGCGAGACGTGTACTTCTGGGTGACGTCGCACGGCCGGCCCGTGGGCTCGTGGTTGTAGTAGATGGGCACCTGGCCGAGCCGCTGCGGGAACGACACCGGGAGCTTGCCGCCCGGGTTGACCTTGCCGAACACGACATCGGCCACCGCGTTGCCGCCCTCGACGCCGGGGAACCAGGCCTCCAGCACCGCCGGTGCGGACCCGACCACCTCGGAGAGGGTCAGTGGGCGGCCGTTGAACAGCACGACGACGAACGGCTTGCCGGTCGCCGCGATCGCGTCGATCAGCTCCTGCTGCCTGCCGGGCAGGTCGATGCGCGAACGGCTCGCGGCCTCGCCGCTCATCTCGCGGGTCTCCCCGAGCGCGAGGACGACCTGGTCGGCATCGTTCGCAGCGGCCACGGCCTTCGCGAACCCGGCGTCGGACGGGCAGTCGTCGGCGGGGTCGTAGTCGGGCGGCTCCTCGTTGCTGAGCGCGCATCCCTGGGCGTACGTCGTGGTGGCGGACGATCCGTCCGTGATGCCCTTCAGGACGCTCACGGCGTCAGCGTCCTCGCCGCGGCCCCACCAGGCACCGAGCAGGTCGTGCTGGTTGTCGGCGAGCGGACCGATCACGGCGGTCTTCTTGGCGGGGTCGAGGGGGAGGGTCCGGCCCTTGTTCTGCAGCAGCACCATAGATCGAGCCGCAGCGGTGCGGGCCGCCCGGCGGTCGGCCGGGGTCAGGAAGCTGGCGGGATCGGTCGCCTTGGCCTGGTCGACGTACGGGTTCTCGAACAGCCCCGCGCGGAACTTGACGCGCAGGATGCGGCGGACGGCGTCGTCGAGACGCTTCCGCGAGATCCTGCCGTCGGCGAGCAGCTGCTTGCCGTAGTCGCGCAGGTAGGTGCTGACCATCTCCGAGTCGGTGCCCGCCATCAGGGCGTTGGCGCCCGCCTCGGGGCCGTCGGCGGCGGTGCCGTGCCCGCACGAGCCCTCATCGGGCGTCTTGGGCGGGCAGACGCGGGTCTCGGCGACGGCGGTGTAGTCGCTCTCGATGAACCCGTCGAAGCCCCACTCCTTCTTGAGGATCTCGGTCTCGGTGTACCGGTTCGCGCAGCCGGGCACCCCGTTGATGGCGTTGAACGAGCACATCACGGTGTCGGCACCCGCCTCGATCGCCGCCTTGAACGGCGGCAGGTACAGGTTGCGGAGCCGCTGCTCGGACATGTCGGTCGTGCCGTAGTCGCGGCCGCCCTCGGGCTCGCCGTACCCCACGAAGTGCTTGACGCTGGTGACCGCGCGGTCGGGCCGGCTGTAGTCGTTGCCCTGCGCGCCCTTGACCCGGGCGGCGGCCATCACCGACCCGAGGTAGGGGTCCTCGCCGTTGCCCTCGACGATCCGGCCCCACCGCGGGTCGTGGGAGACGTCGACCATCGGGCTGTAGATCTGCTTGATGCCGACCGTCGCGGACTCGCGGGCGCCGATCTGGGCGTCCGTCCGCGCCACATCGGGGTCGAACGAGCTGGCCGCGCCGAGCGGCACCGGGAAGATCGTGCGGTAGCCGTGGATCGTGTCGTACGCGAACAGGATCGGGATGTGGAGCCGGGACTGGGTCATCGCGATGCGCTGGTAGTGGTCGATCTTCGCCGGATCGGTCAGGCTGAACACGCCGCCGACGCCGGCCTTCGCGTCGGCATCGGTGATCTGCCCGTCGGAGAGCAGCTGGACCTGCTGGAGCTTCTCCTGCGTCGTCATCCGCGCCAGCAGCCGGTCGACCCGTTGCTCGATCGAGCGGCTCGGCCCGTGACGCGTCGGCGCCAGCGCCTGCTCGTCGGACGCGCCTGCGTCCCGTGCCACCACACTGCCCGCCGTCAGGCATCCCACGACCAACGATCCGGCGACCACGGCCACTTTTGCGACTTTCCTCATCACTCAGCCCCCTTGTGCAACCCGCGTCCTGCTCAGCGGAGACGCGGGCCAGTCCCCCCGGACTGTGATCCAGGCCACAACTTACGCCTCGGGGCCGACTTTGTTGAGCCCCCGGCTCAGGACAGGCCGAGTGCGTCGACCGCGACGCGCGTGGCGTCCGCGACGACCCCGTCGTCGTACTCGTCATCCGCCTGGTCACGCCGGGACATGACTGCGATCAGGACGGGGGAGCGGCCGGGAGGGAACGCGACCGCGACGGCTGTGCGCACCCCGTGGCTCGCGCCGCCGGTCCGGTCGGCGACCACCCAGCCGTCGGGCACACCCGCGCGGATGAGCGCATCGCCCGTCGTGTTGTTGGTCATCGTGGTGCGCAGGAGGTCACGGTCATGACGCGGCAGGGCGCGGCCCACGACGTACGTGCCGACGGTCGTGGCCAGCGCCTTGGGCGTCGTGGTGTCGCGGACGTCGCCGGGAGTGGCGGTGTTGAGGTCCGGCTCGGTGCGCACCGGGTTGGTCACGCGGTCGCCGATGCGGTCGAGCTCGCGGTCCAGGCCCGCCGGTCCGCCGATCTGATCGAACAGCAGGTTGGCCGCCGTGTTGTCGCTGAATCGCAACGCGGCGTCGATGACGTCTCGCAGCGGCAGACCGTCGGCGACGTGCTTCTCGGTGACGGGCGAGTGGGGCACCAGGTCGGACGCGTCGTACGTGATGGTGCGCGAGAGGTCCCGGCGCGAGGTGCGGTCCAGGACGACCGCCGCCAGCGGCGCCTTGATCGTGGAGGCGAACGGGAACCGCTCGGAGCTGCGCCAGCTCACGCGCCGACCGGTGCCCGTGTCGAGGGCGAAGACGCCCAGCCGGGTGTCGTACGACGTCTCGATGGCGGCGAAGTCGCCCCTCGTGTCCGGTGCCGTCGTGGCGGCAGGTCGTGACTGGTCCTTGCCGCCGGCGGATGCCGGTGCATCCGCGCTGCTCGGACCGCAGGCGCCTGCGAGCAGTGCGATCGTGACGGTGAACCAGGCGGCCGGTCGTGTCCTGCTCAGCTGCATGATGTCTCCCCCGAGAGTCGTGGTGGCTGCGCCTCGATCCTCGCACGGCCCCCGCCGTCGGGGCTCAGCCGACGTGCCAGAACCGTCGGACGAGCTCCTCGCGCGTGGCGTCGTCCTTGGCTGCCTTCTTCATGAGCTTGGCGTCGTCGTACGACCGCAGCCGGTCGATCACGGAGTCGATGAGATCGGGCGGGAAGACCCCGTCGGCCTCCAGCCCGGCGCGTTCGCGCTGGAGGACGTCGGCGGACTCCGAGCACGAGGCAGGCAGCTGCTCGAACTTGTCGTGCTTGTCGGTGCTGAGCCGCTCGGCCACCTTCAGGCTGTCGGGGTCCGCGAGCCCGCGCCTCGCCGCGACCGCCATGCCGGCCAGGAGCAGGTGGACGTCCGCCGAGCCGTCGCCGAGTCGCAGCTCGACGGTCTGCGGGTGGATCGCCTGCTCGGGGATCGGCTCGGAGCTGCCGGGGTTGGCGTGGGCGACCATGCCCGGGAGCACCCCGCCGCCCCAGGCGAGGGGCACACGGACCAGCCCGGTCCGGTCGGTCTCGCCCCACGAGATGCCTTCCGGCGACTCGCCGCCCTCGGTGAACCGCAGGTAGGACGTCGGCACGGTGTTGCCGAACGCCGTCAGCGCCTTGGCCATCGACAGGTAGCCGGCGATCAACCGTCGTCCGGTGTCGTTGACGCCGCCGTCGTCAGTGATCGTGCTGGCGCCGTCGCGCACCAGCCGGCTGTGCACGTGCAACCCGCTGCCCGCGCCGCCGCTGCTGACCGACGGGGCGAAGGTCACCTCCAGGCCGTGCTGGTACGCGACCTCCCGCACGACCCACTTGGCCATGACGAGGACATCCGCGGCCTGCTCGACCGGGACGGGCCAGAACTCGATCTCGTGCTGCACCAGCTGCCGGTCCTCCTCGAGGATGTTCCCGACCTCGCCGTGGGCGTACTTGAGCTTGATGCCCATCGCGGCGAGATGTCCCAGGACCTGCTCCCGCACCCGCTGGCCCTTCGAGAACGGCTCGGACTCCTGGTAGCCGTGCTCCTCCTCGACCGGGAAGACCGGGTCGGGCGCGTCGACGAGGTAGTACTCCAGCTCTCCGAACGCCTCCAGCACCATGCCCGTCTCCTCGGTGAGCGCCTCGGACGCCTTGCGGACGACCTGCTCGCGGGCGTACGACAGTGGCTTGCCCTCCTCGTCGTAGAACGAGCAGAGCACGTCGAGCGAGGGACGCTCGCCGAACGGGTTCACGAATGCCGTGCGGTGCCGCGGCACGATGTAGACGTCGCTGGCGTCGCTGCCGACCCCCGGGAAGATGCTCGACCCGTCCACCCGCTCGCCCTGGGTGAGCACCTCGGTGAGGTGCTCGCGTGAGTCGACCGGGAACGCGACGGTCTTGAGCCGCCCGTCGCCCCCGACGTACCGCAGGTTGACCTGGCGCAGCTCCAGCTGCTCCGCGGCTCGGACGAGATCGCTGCACGTGAACTCGGCTGCCGGCTTCTCGAACAGGCGGACGATCGGGTGGGGCTCGAAGGCGTAAGTGACCATGATCAGTCGTACCCACGGTCTCGGCTGACGAAGCGCCAACCGGTGGTCGCATGTCGCAACCGTCAGCGGCGACGGCGCGCCCGGACGACGACGTCGTGGAGCGTGGACGGCGCACCGTCGTCGGGGCGGTCCACGGCCCGGTGCGACTCCTCGGCGGTCACGATCTCCCACGCGGCCGGGTCCAGGCGGGCGGTGATGGTCGCCGCGGTCGCCGATGCCGCGGCCGGCGGTCCGCCATCGGCGTGCGCCTCGGTCTCCTCGTGATCGGTCGCATGGTCGTCATGGTGCAGGTGTCCGACGATGAACAGGGTGCCCGCTGGGGCCACCCAGCTCGCGATCCGGTCGTAGAACTCGAGCTGGGACATCGCCGGATGGGCGTAATGGGTGGTGACGAGGTCGTACTGCTCGTCGGGCCGCCAGGTGGACAGATCGGCCTCGACCCACCGGACGCGGTCGCCGACGCCGCTGGCTGCGGCACGCTCGGTCGCGATCGCGAGCGCGTCCGCTGCGACGTCCACGGCGGTGACCTGCCACCCCTTGCGGGCGAGCCAGACGGCCTCGGCCCCGGCCCCGCAGCCGGCGTCGAGGGCGGTGCCGGCCGGCACGCCGTCCAGCTCGCGGACGAGGTGCGGGTTGGTCTCGCTGGCGCCCATGGACGCGGCGCGGTCACCGGCCCAGATCCGGTCCCAGTACTCCTTGTCGAACGAGTGCGTCATCGGTCGTCCCTTCGTCCGTGCTGCCGCGGGCGCCGCTGCACCTGCCGCCAGTGTCCGTCCTCGCAAAAGGTGGGGTGGGGGCGCCGCGTTGACACCCTGCCGACCGCCCCGGTCCGGTCTAGAATCTGGGGCGTGCCCCGCCGCTCCCGCTGCCCGCTTCGCGATCGGTTGCCATGACCGCGGGACGCACCGCGGTCGTCAACCACAGCGGATGCCCGAAGGCGATGACGTTCGGCCCGTGCGGTGGCGTCCGGGACGATGCGTCGTGCGAGCTGGACGCGCGCCCGTGCCCGTTCGCCGCGCCTGACGCAGGGGTCGTGCCGTGGGACGGGGACCCGCCGCCGAGCGCTGAGCCGGGCAGCCTCCTGCTGGAGGCGGCACGGCGTGGACCGGTCGTGCTCACCGACCTGACGATCCCGGCGTACGACCCGGAGGGTCTGGCCGCCGTCACCGAGATGCTCGCGGACTCGTGCGACGCGGTGCTGGTCGGTGAGCACCAGAACCGTCCCGACTTCCCGCCGACGCTGATGGCGGCCCTCATCGCCCAGGCCGGTGGTGTCCCGTGGGTGACGCTCGCGTGCCGCGACCGCAACCGCCTCGTGCTGGAGCAGGAGCTGGCCGGCCTCGCGGTGACCGGCGTCGACGGAGTGCTGTGCGTGACCGGGGACGTCCGGGCCCAGGGCGTACGACCCGACGTCACGCAGGTCTTCGACCTCGACGGCACCGAGCTCGCCGCGCTGGCGAGCCGCGCCGGTCATGCGGTGGCCGTCCCGGAGTCTCCCTCGGCGGTCCCGCAGCACCTCCGGCCCGCGCGTCTGGTGCAGAAGGAGCAGGCCGGCGCCCACCTGGCCGTCCTCAACCACGTCGGGAGCCCGGACGAGGTGGCGTCCTTCATCGGGGCATCGCGCGACCTCGGGCTGACGATCCCGGTCATTGCCGCGGTCGCCGTCTACACCGACGAGCGGTCGGCGCGCGTGCTGCAGAACTTTCCCGGGCTCAACCTCGATCCCGACCAGGTCGCCCAGGTGCTCGGCGCCGGGGACGTGCGGTCGGCCGGCATCGAGATGGCGCTGCGGGAGGCGCGGGCACTGCTGGCGATCGAGGGTGTCGCAGGGGTGAACCTCTCCGGGCTGGCCTCCGGCGACGGGGCCATGGCGGGGGCGCAGGTCAAGGCTGAGACAGGTCACCGGATCCGGGAGGACAGATGAGTCAGAGCGAGCCCCAGGCAGAACCCATGGTCGACGAGTTCGACACCGTCGCCTGGTGGACGGCCGCCGCAGTGGCCGAGCTGGGCGACGACCACGCCCTGCCGGCTGCGTGCCGGGGGAGCGGCAGCCCCGCAGCGCTGGACTGGCTGGCCCGCTCCATGGGGCTCGAGCCGGGGGTGCGCCTGCTGGACTCGGGCGCCGGGGTCGGTGGTCCGGCCGAGTACGCGGCCCGCAACCACGAAGCACGTCCGACCCTGGCGGAGCCCATGGAGGGTGCCTGCCGCGCCGCACGCCGCCTCTTCGGTCGCCCGGTCGCGGTCGCCGACGGCCTCGCGCTCCCGTTCCCTGACGAGGCGTTCGACGCCGCCTGGTCACTCGGCGTGCTGTGCACGATCGACGACAAGCGGGCGTACCTGGAGGAGCTGCGCCGTGCCGTGGTCCCGGGCGGGGCGGTCGGGCTGCTGGTCTACACCAGGGCAGTGGAGTCCCTGCCCGACCAGCCCGAAGGCAACTCCTTCCCGACCCGCGCGGAGCTCCTCGACGACCTGCGCGCGACCGGGCTCGACGTGGTCGAGGAGACGCTGCTCGCGGACGTCCCCGGCACTCCCGACGACTGGGAGCAGGCCGCGACCGAGGTCGAGGACGTCGTGAGGCGCGACCACCAGGACGACGAGCGCTGGCAGCGCGCCCAGTCCCAGCAGGAGACGATCGTCGGACTGATCCGCGACGAGCTCGTCGTGGGCGTCCTCGTGAGCTGCCGCAGGGGTGACTCCGCGGCGACCCGGTGATGAGTTCTCGGCCTCGCACCCGTCACACCTACGACGGGACATGACGAGATGGAAGGGGACGACGTGATGGGTGCGGACACGGAGCTGGAGGAGCTGGGCAGTACTGGGCTGGCCGAGGTCGACGAGCCCACGTTCTCGGCGTTGGCGCAGCGGCACCGGCGCGAGCTGCACGTGCACTGCTACCGGATGCTCGCCTCGTTCGAGGACGCCGAGGACACGGTCCAGGAGACGTTCCTCCGCGCGTGGCGGCGGCGCGAGACGTTCCAGGGCCGGTCCACCTTCCGTGCCTGGATGTACCAGATCGCCACCAACGCCTGCCTGGACCTGCTCGCCAAGCGGCGTCCCGAGCCGGCGACCGGGGGAGAGGTGCTGTGGTTGCAGCCCTACCCTGACCGGCTGCTGGACGAGCTGGCCACCGACGACGCCGAGGGTCCGGAGACCGCCGCCGTCATGCGGGAGACGATCGAGCTGGCGTACCTGGTCGCCGTCCAGCACCTCGCACCACGGTCGCGGGCCGTCCTGATCCTGCGGGACGTGCTCGGCTGGCCGGCGAAGGACGTCGCCGAGCTGCTGGGCGACTCGGTCAACTCCGTGAACAGTGCGCTGCAGCGGGCGCGGGCGGGGATGCGGGAGCACCTGCCCGCCGAGCGGCAGGACTGGACCGGTGGCGACGGGGACGTCGCGACCCGGGACCTGGTCCAGCGGTTCACCGACGCCAGCCTGGCCAAGGACGTCGTCGGCCTCGCCGCGATGCTGCGCGACGACGTCCGCTGCTCGATGCCGCCGACGCCCGGCGTGCAGGTGGGCCGCGAGGCGGTCCTGGCCGACTGGATCGGTGACGGCTTCGAGGGGCTGGGCGCGATGCGGACCGTCGTCACTGCGGTGAACCGGCAGCCCGGCTTGGCCACGTACCTCTGGGACGAGCAGGAGGGGGCGTACCTGCCATTGACCGTCGACGTCCTGCGGGTCAGCGATGGACTGGTCACCGAGGTCGTCATCTTCCACGCCGACCAGTTCCCGCGGCTCGGACTGCCGGAGGCTCTGGCGTCGGCCGGCGAGTCCTGAGTGTTCGTGCGCGGGCCTGGCGGGTGGTCGTCCGGCCCGCCTAGGGTGGGCCGATGGGCGAGGTGCTGGACGATGGGCCGTTCTTCCACGGCACGAAGGCCGATCTGCAGGTGGGTGATCTCCTCGTGGCCGGTCGCCGGTCGAACTACCGGAGCGAGATCGTGATGAACCACATCTACTTCACCGCGTTGGTGGACGGCGCCGGGCTGGCCGCGGAGCTCGCGGCGGGCGACGCCGATCCGCGCGTGTACGTCGTGGAGCCGACCGGCCGGTTCGAGGACGACCCGAACGTCACCGACAAGAAGTTCCCCGGCAACCCGACCCGGTCCTACCGGAGCACCGAGCCCCTCCGGGTCGTCGGCGAGGTGGCCGACTGGCCTCGTCTGGCGCCCGAGGCGCTGCAGGCCTGGCGCGACCGCCTGGCGGCACTGCTCGCCGACGAGCGGAACGAGATCATCAACTGATCTCGTTCGACGTAGACCGAACGACTATCGATAGATTATGATCGTTTCTCGGGGCGAGGAGGCGATCAGATGAGTACCTGGGCCGTGCGCACGTTGCGCCTGATCATTGCCGTCGCGCTGGTGGGATCCGTCGTGGTGCAGGCCGGGATGGTGGCGCTGCTCTGGTGGGACAACGACGACGCGCCCACCGCGACCCAGATCTCGCTGGTGGTCATCGGTGTGCTCGGTGTGATCGCGCTGCAGGTCGTGGGGGTGTGCATCTGGCGGTTGCTGACCATGGTCCGCAGCGGCACGGTCTTCTCGCACGCGGCGTTCCGCTACGTCGACCTGGTGATCGGCGCGATCAGCGTGGGCGCACTGCTGGTGCTCGCGGCTGCCGTCGTGGCCCGGTTCGCCAACCACGCCACCCCCGGGGACGAGGTCGCCCCGGGCCTGGTCGGTCTGATCTGCGGGCTGGCCCTCGTCGCCGCAGGTGTCGCCTTGGTGGTCTACGTGATGAGGACGCTGCTGGCGCAGGCCGTGAAGCTCCGGTCCGAGCTCGACGAGGTGATCTGAGTGCCGATCGTCGTCGACATCGACGTGATGCTCGCGCGGCGCAAGATGTCGGTCGGCACACTCGCCGACCGGGTCGGGATCTCCCCGGCCAACGTCGCGGTCCTCAAGAACGGCCGGGCCAAGGCGGTGCGGTTCACGACGCTGGCCGCGCTGTGCGAGGTCCTGGACTGCCAGCCCGGCGACCTCCTGCGCTGGGAACCGGACGACGGGTGACGCTTTCCAGGGATGACGGTTTCCCACGGTACCGTGGGAATTTGTCACTCCCCTCGTGTTGTGACCCGAGGTGAGTGACCAAACCCCACGGTCCCGTGGGAATCCGTCACCGCGCAGGCATCCCGTCCGGACGTCGGTACGCTGGACGGGGTGACAACCTCTTCCGCGACGTTCCCCCTCGCCAACCACTTCGCCACGGAGCTCTCCGAGCTGGCCCTGCCCTGGCGGTCCGAGCCGACGCCGGACCCGAGGCTGCTGGTGCTCAACGACCGGCTGGCCGCCGAGCTCGGCATCGATCCGGACGAGCTGCGAGGCCCCGACGGCGTCGGTCTGCTCACCGGCACCGTGGTGCCGCCCGGCGCGACCCCGGTGGCTCAGGCGTACGCCGGCCACCAGTTCGGCGGCTACTCGCCGCGGCTCGGTGACGGACGGGCGCTGCTGATGGGAGAGCTGACCGACCAGGAGGGACGGCCGCGCGATCTCCACCTGAAGGGCTCCGGGCGCACGCCGTTCTCGCGCGGCGGCGACGGCCTGGCCGCCGTCGGTCCCATGCTGCGCGAGTACCTCATGAGCGAGGCGATGCACGCTCTCGGCGTACCGACGACCCGCGCGCTCGCCGTGGTCGCCACCGGTCGCGACGTCCGCCGCGACACCATGCTGCCCGGCGCCGTGCTGGCCCGGGTGGCCAGCAGCCACCTGCGGGTGGGCACCTTCCAGCTCGTCGCATCGACCGGCGACGTGGAGCTGTTGCGGCGTGTGGCAGACCATGCGATCGAGCGCCACCACCCGTCCGCTGCGTCCGCCGAGAACCCGTACCGCGCCCTGTTCGAGGCCGTCGTCGCGGCGCAGGCCGACCTGGTGGCGCGATGGATGCTCCTCGGCTTCGTCCACGGCGTCATGAACACCGACAACATGACGATCTCCGGCGAGACGATCGACTACGGCCCGTGTGCGTTCCTGGACGCGTACGACCCCGAGGCGGTCTTCAGCTCGATCGACGTCGACGGCCGCTACGCCTACGGCAACCAGCCGGTGGTCGCGCAGTGGAACCTGGCGCGCTTCGCCGAGACCCTGCTACCACTGATCGCCGAGGACCAGGGCACCGCCGTCACGCTCGCCGTCGAGTCGCTCAACACCTTCCCGACGCGGTACGCAGCCACCTACGCAACCGGTCTTCGCGCGAAGCTCGGCCTACCTGCGACGGTGACGGACACGGACGCGACGAAGCTGGGGGAGGAGCTGCTCGCGCTGCTCCGCGCCAGCCACGTCGACTGGACCACCGCCTTCCGTGCCCTCGGCTCGGCGGCCCGCGGGGACGACGAGCCGATCCGCGGCCTCGTCATCGACCTGGCCTCCCTGGACGACTGGCTCGCCCGCTGGCGGACACTCGGTCCCGACCCGGCCGCGATGGACCGCACCAACCCCGTCTACGTCCCGCGCAACCACCTGGTGGAGGAGGCGCTGGACGCCGCGACGGCCGGCGACCTCGACCCGTTCGAGCGGCTGCTCGCCGTCGTGCAGCAACCGTTCGACGAGCGTCCAGGCCTGGAGCGCTATGCCGCTCCCGCGCCCGAGGACTTCGGGCGCTACGTCACCTACTGCGGCACCTGAGGCCTAGCGAGCAGACGTCGTTGACGCGGCTGAAGGGACGGACTCCAGTCCTGCGGGCCAGCTGCGCCTTCGGCCCGGCCGCCGGGCTGGCTGTGCTCGATGCCCTCGATGCAGGCGCGCTCGGCGACTCGCCGCTGCTGCCGAGCGTGCGCGGGGACCT
Above is a genomic segment from Aeromicrobium chenweiae containing:
- a CDS encoding class I SAM-dependent methyltransferase, which encodes MSQSEPQAEPMVDEFDTVAWWTAAAVAELGDDHALPAACRGSGSPAALDWLARSMGLEPGVRLLDSGAGVGGPAEYAARNHEARPTLAEPMEGACRAARRLFGRPVAVADGLALPFPDEAFDAAWSLGVLCTIDDKRAYLEELRRAVVPGGAVGLLVYTRAVESLPDQPEGNSFPTRAELLDDLRATGLDVVEETLLADVPGTPDDWEQAATEVEDVVRRDHQDDERWQRAQSQQETIVGLIRDELVVGVLVSCRRGDSAATR
- a CDS encoding RNA polymerase subunit sigma-70 yields the protein MGADTELEELGSTGLAEVDEPTFSALAQRHRRELHVHCYRMLASFEDAEDTVQETFLRAWRRRETFQGRSTFRAWMYQIATNACLDLLAKRRPEPATGGEVLWLQPYPDRLLDELATDDAEGPETAAVMRETIELAYLVAVQHLAPRSRAVLILRDVLGWPAKDVAELLGDSVNSVNSALQRARAGMREHLPAERQDWTGGDGDVATRDLVQRFTDASLAKDVVGLAAMLRDDVRCSMPPTPGVQVGREAVLADWIGDGFEGLGAMRTVVTAVNRQPGLATYLWDEQEGAYLPLTVDVLRVSDGLVTEVVIFHADQFPRLGLPEALASAGES
- the arr gene encoding NAD(+)--rifampin ADP-ribosyltransferase gives rise to the protein MGEVLDDGPFFHGTKADLQVGDLLVAGRRSNYRSEIVMNHIYFTALVDGAGLAAELAAGDADPRVYVVEPTGRFEDDPNVTDKKFPGNPTRSYRSTEPLRVVGEVADWPRLAPEALQAWRDRLAALLADERNEIIN
- a CDS encoding DUF2975 domain-containing protein encodes the protein MSTWAVRTLRLIIAVALVGSVVVQAGMVALLWWDNDDAPTATQISLVVIGVLGVIALQVVGVCIWRLLTMVRSGTVFSHAAFRYVDLVIGAISVGALLVLAAAVVARFANHATPGDEVAPGLVGLICGLALVAAGVALVVYVMRTLLAQAVKLRSELDEVI
- a CDS encoding helix-turn-helix domain-containing protein, yielding MPIVVDIDVMLARRKMSVGTLADRVGISPANVAVLKNGRAKAVRFTTLAALCEVLDCQPGDLLRWEPDDG
- a CDS encoding protein adenylyltransferase SelO → MTTSSATFPLANHFATELSELALPWRSEPTPDPRLLVLNDRLAAELGIDPDELRGPDGVGLLTGTVVPPGATPVAQAYAGHQFGGYSPRLGDGRALLMGELTDQEGRPRDLHLKGSGRTPFSRGGDGLAAVGPMLREYLMSEAMHALGVPTTRALAVVATGRDVRRDTMLPGAVLARVASSHLRVGTFQLVASTGDVELLRRVADHAIERHHPSAASAENPYRALFEAVVAAQADLVARWMLLGFVHGVMNTDNMTISGETIDYGPCAFLDAYDPEAVFSSIDVDGRYAYGNQPVVAQWNLARFAETLLPLIAEDQGTAVTLAVESLNTFPTRYAATYATGLRAKLGLPATVTDTDATKLGEELLALLRASHVDWTTAFRALGSAARGDDEPIRGLVIDLASLDDWLARWRTLGPDPAAMDRTNPVYVPRNHLVEEALDAATAGDLDPFERLLAVVQQPFDERPGLERYAAPAPEDFGRYVTYCGT